Proteins co-encoded in one Kocuria flava genomic window:
- a CDS encoding DUF6421 family protein — protein sequence MSTSLQAVQAIIGEPEVVEDARTVETHPAWLRLKAAATALQGLQVKDGSVPDPADHPAAREHVAVITAAVAELAPLFPHDAAYLAALPRDFDRWAEGGFGVPDFLDSLVAFRPQEHRVDGIRHLVIFPMLTQNGSADRHVEALVVEAIWPEFIAALEAGDYGNKLFLSLRLIDFTPGYDTNSAVLFPETVAVREVPAFTWGAIFQDREAARYRRVVTAAAGITKLELPEDAAALLTDQDLAEKTFVMWDLIHDRTHMRGDLPFDPFMIKQRMPFFLYTLEELRCDLTAFRESVTIERTLTARAAAGEQLSGLEEQTRRHAKLVQYAVLFDRVFRFALTGSRVRNYDGLGGQLLFAWLHRKHVLQWRDVELSVDWERVADAVVELGEAIDRLYWESIDRPKTVHWLKAYELIASVVPPHPASAWAQGLPREVLAGPPRGYTDLVLDDEFPLSMFFEALGKKLKGVIESTAGIRATDA from the coding sequence ATGTCCACGTCTCTGCAGGCGGTGCAGGCCATCATCGGCGAACCTGAGGTCGTCGAGGACGCCCGCACCGTGGAGACGCACCCGGCCTGGCTGCGTCTGAAGGCGGCGGCCACCGCGCTGCAGGGCCTGCAGGTCAAGGACGGCTCGGTCCCCGACCCCGCCGACCACCCGGCCGCCCGCGAGCACGTCGCGGTCATCACGGCCGCGGTCGCCGAGCTCGCCCCGCTGTTCCCGCACGACGCCGCCTACCTGGCGGCCCTGCCCCGCGACTTCGACCGCTGGGCCGAGGGCGGCTTCGGCGTGCCGGACTTCCTCGACTCCCTCGTGGCGTTCCGGCCGCAGGAGCACCGCGTCGACGGGATCCGCCACCTCGTGATCTTCCCGATGCTCACCCAGAACGGGTCGGCGGACCGGCACGTCGAGGCCCTGGTCGTCGAGGCGATCTGGCCGGAGTTCATCGCGGCGCTCGAGGCCGGCGACTACGGCAACAAGCTCTTCCTGTCCCTGCGGCTGATCGACTTCACCCCGGGCTACGACACGAACTCCGCGGTGCTGTTCCCCGAGACGGTGGCCGTGCGGGAGGTCCCGGCGTTCACGTGGGGGGCGATCTTCCAGGACCGCGAGGCGGCCCGCTACCGCCGCGTGGTCACCGCGGCCGCCGGCATCACGAAGCTGGAGCTGCCCGAGGACGCGGCGGCGCTGCTGACCGACCAGGACCTCGCCGAGAAGACCTTCGTGATGTGGGACCTCATCCACGACCGCACGCACATGCGCGGGGACCTGCCCTTCGACCCGTTCATGATCAAGCAGCGGATGCCGTTCTTCCTCTACACCCTCGAGGAGCTGCGCTGCGACCTGACCGCGTTCCGCGAGTCGGTGACCATCGAGCGGACCCTCACCGCCCGCGCGGCGGCCGGCGAGCAGCTGTCCGGACTCGAGGAGCAGACGCGCCGGCACGCGAAGCTCGTGCAGTACGCGGTGCTCTTCGACCGGGTCTTCCGCTTCGCCCTCACCGGGTCCCGGGTGCGCAACTACGACGGGCTCGGCGGGCAGCTGCTGTTCGCCTGGCTGCACCGCAAGCACGTGCTGCAGTGGCGCGACGTCGAGCTCAGCGTCGACTGGGAGCGGGTCGCGGACGCCGTCGTCGAGCTGGGCGAGGCGATCGACCGGCTCTACTGGGAGTCCATCGACCGCCCCAAGACGGTGCACTGGCTGAAGGCCTACGAGCTGATCGCCTCCGTGGTCCCCCCGCACCCGGCCTCGGCGTGGGCGCAGGGCCTGCCCCGTGAGGTGCTCGCCGGGCCGCCCCGGGGCTACACGGACCTCGTGCTCGACGACGAGTTCCCGCTGTCGATGTTCTTCGAGGCGCTCGGGAAGAAGCTCAAGGGCGTCATCGAGTCCACGGCCGGCATCCGCGCCACGGACGCCTGA
- a CDS encoding phospholipase D-like domain-containing protein, translating into MSPSPAADPHLLRTLVLRSAAGFAAVQAAVVVTLIGADAIKRQQRVRRSGFPRPGTFEGEVAGTGTTAYTYGEDLYRDMLAAIRGAQQRILLETYLWKDDEVGTAFRDALNEAAERGVEVYVVYDGFGNLVVPRSFYAFHPDVHVYRFPAVHVRRLLTPLQASGLTHRKLLVVDDEVGFVGGYNIGDLYATQWRDTHVRLTGPSAMELGHSFTAVWNHSSGHRPDRLPHLSPGEWDSRVHAVNNIPASLVYPIRSVYLDAIHRARHHIHLTTAYFIPDQQILEALVEASRRGVDVRVIIPENSNHVLADWLARGFYSALLAEDITLLLYRNAMIHAKTVTVDGQWSLVGTANIDRLSLGFNYETTLEIHDSAFAEDMERIFAADSENCRTLTAEEWDRRNPAARFAEVVLRPLWRFL; encoded by the coding sequence ATGAGCCCCTCCCCCGCAGCGGACCCCCACCTCCTCCGCACGCTCGTCCTGCGCTCGGCGGCCGGCTTCGCCGCGGTGCAGGCCGCCGTCGTCGTCACCCTGATCGGCGCCGACGCGATCAAGCGTCAGCAGCGCGTCCGGCGCAGCGGCTTCCCCCGCCCGGGCACCTTCGAGGGGGAGGTCGCCGGGACCGGCACCACCGCCTACACCTACGGCGAGGACCTCTACCGGGACATGCTCGCCGCGATCCGCGGCGCGCAGCAGCGCATCCTGCTCGAGACCTACCTGTGGAAGGACGACGAGGTCGGCACCGCCTTCCGCGACGCCCTCAACGAGGCCGCCGAGCGCGGGGTCGAGGTCTACGTGGTCTACGACGGCTTCGGCAACCTCGTGGTGCCCCGCTCCTTCTACGCGTTCCACCCGGACGTGCACGTCTACCGCTTCCCCGCGGTGCACGTGCGCCGGCTGCTCACCCCGCTGCAGGCCTCGGGGCTGACCCACCGCAAGCTGCTCGTGGTCGACGACGAGGTCGGGTTCGTGGGCGGCTACAACATCGGCGACCTCTACGCGACGCAGTGGCGCGACACCCACGTGCGCCTCACCGGCCCCTCGGCCATGGAGCTCGGCCACTCCTTCACCGCCGTGTGGAACCACTCCTCGGGCCACCGGCCGGACCGGCTGCCGCACCTGAGCCCCGGTGAGTGGGACTCCCGGGTGCACGCGGTCAACAACATCCCGGCGAGCCTGGTCTACCCGATCCGCAGCGTCTACCTCGACGCGATCCACCGCGCGAGGCACCACATCCACCTCACCACGGCGTACTTCATCCCCGACCAGCAGATCCTCGAGGCGCTGGTCGAGGCCTCCCGCCGGGGCGTGGACGTGCGGGTGATCATCCCGGAGAACTCCAACCACGTCCTCGCCGACTGGCTGGCCCGCGGCTTCTACTCGGCGCTGCTGGCCGAGGACATCACGCTGCTGCTCTACCGCAACGCGATGATCCACGCGAAGACGGTGACCGTCGACGGCCAGTGGTCGCTCGTGGGCACCGCCAACATCGACCGCCTGAGCCTGGGCTTCAACTACGAGACGACCCTCGAGATCCACGACTCCGCCTTCGCCGAGGACATGGAGCGGATCTTCGCCGCCGACAGCGAGAACTGCCGGACGCTCACCGCCGAGGAGTGGGACCGCCGCAACCCCGCCGCCCGCTTCGCGGAGGTCGTCCTGCGGCCGCTGTGGCGGTTCCTCTGA
- the ald gene encoding alanine dehydrogenase, whose protein sequence is MIVSVPREVKNNEYRVAITASGVHELVAHGHEVLVEAGAGTGSGIDDDAYTAAGAQIVADADELWARADMILKVKEPVAAEYHRFREGLVLFTYLHLAAEPELTAALLEAGVTAIAYETVQTADRRLPLLAPMSEVAGRLAVQAGAAALTAPAGGKGVLLGGVPGVRPAKVTVLGAGVAGTNAAAMAVGLGADVSILDINVDRLRALDAQYAGRLRTIASNALEVERAVTEADLVVGSVLIPGARAPKLVSSAMVAAMTPGSVLVDIAVDQGGCFADSRPTTHEDPTFRVHDTVFYCVANMPGAVPNTSTYALTNVTLPYAVALADKGAEAALAADPALAAGLNVHAGRVTHRSVSEAHGLEYTDRAELVRAA, encoded by the coding sequence ATGATCGTCTCCGTTCCCCGCGAAGTGAAGAACAACGAGTACCGGGTGGCCATCACCGCCTCGGGCGTGCACGAGCTGGTCGCCCACGGCCACGAGGTCCTCGTCGAGGCCGGCGCCGGGACCGGGTCCGGGATCGACGACGACGCCTACACCGCCGCCGGCGCGCAGATCGTCGCCGACGCGGACGAGCTGTGGGCCCGGGCGGACATGATCCTGAAGGTCAAGGAGCCGGTGGCCGCCGAGTACCACCGCTTCCGCGAGGGCCTGGTGCTGTTCACCTACCTGCACCTGGCCGCCGAGCCCGAGCTGACGGCCGCCCTGCTGGAGGCCGGGGTCACCGCGATCGCCTACGAGACGGTCCAGACCGCCGACCGCCGCCTGCCCCTGCTGGCCCCCATGAGCGAGGTCGCCGGGCGCCTGGCCGTGCAGGCCGGGGCCGCGGCCCTCACCGCCCCGGCCGGGGGCAAGGGCGTGCTGCTGGGCGGGGTGCCCGGGGTCCGCCCGGCGAAGGTCACCGTCCTGGGCGCCGGCGTGGCCGGCACCAACGCCGCCGCGATGGCCGTGGGCCTGGGCGCGGACGTGAGCATCCTCGACATCAACGTGGACCGGCTGCGCGCCCTCGACGCGCAGTACGCCGGGCGCCTGCGGACGATCGCCTCCAACGCCCTGGAGGTCGAGCGCGCCGTGACCGAGGCCGACCTCGTCGTCGGCTCCGTGCTGATCCCCGGGGCGCGGGCCCCGAAGCTGGTGAGCAGTGCGATGGTCGCGGCGATGACGCCCGGCAGCGTGCTCGTGGACATCGCCGTGGACCAGGGCGGGTGCTTCGCCGACTCCCGCCCCACGACCCACGAGGACCCGACCTTCCGCGTCCACGACACGGTCTTCTACTGCGTGGCCAACATGCCCGGGGCCGTGCCGAACACCTCCACCTACGCGCTGACCAACGTCACCCTCCCCTACGCCGTGGCCCTGGCCGACAAGGGCGCCGAAGCCGCGCTGGCCGCCGACCCGGCCCTGGCCGCCGGGCTCAACGTCCACGCCGGGCGGGTCACCCACCGCTCGGTGAGCGAGGCCCACGGGCTCGAGTACACCGACCGGGCGGAGCTCGTCCGCGCCGCCTGA
- a CDS encoding aldehyde dehydrogenase family protein produces the protein MTAAPSLSARTGRSAYRSVDPATGELVAEVPTATDAEVEDALTAAETGFRAWRARPIRERAAVAARVGELFAERADELAAIATQEMGKPLSEAREEAQFCAEIFAYFAEHGPDLAADQPLPTPHGTGRAVLQRRPVGVLLGIMPWNYPYYQVARFAAPNLVLGNTVLLKHAESCPRSALALQRLLDDAGVPAGVYRTLFATHAQIEDVIADPRVQGVSLTGSERAGAAVGALAGRHLKKAVLELGGSDPYVVLDTDDVVASARAALATRLGNTGQACNSNKRMIVSADIFEEFVAELTRAAAALVPGDPSVEAPDTYAPMASRAAAEALAAQLREAVEAGATLHTGGTLAEGPGAYLAPAVLTGVTPETAAHHQELFGPVAVVYRADDDDAALALANDTPYGLGGAVFSTDPERARRLAEQLECGMANVNAAEAEGAGMPFGGVKRSGYGRELGPLGMDEFVNKRLLYIND, from the coding sequence ATGACCGCCGCCCCGTCCCTGTCCGCCCGCACCGGCCGCTCCGCCTACCGGTCCGTCGATCCCGCCACCGGCGAGCTCGTCGCCGAGGTCCCCACCGCCACCGACGCCGAGGTCGAGGACGCCCTGACCGCCGCCGAGACCGGCTTCCGCGCCTGGCGCGCCCGCCCGATCCGGGAGCGGGCCGCCGTCGCCGCCCGGGTCGGGGAGCTCTTCGCCGAGCGCGCCGACGAGCTCGCCGCGATCGCCACCCAGGAGATGGGCAAGCCGCTGAGCGAGGCCCGCGAGGAGGCGCAGTTCTGCGCCGAGATCTTCGCCTACTTCGCCGAGCACGGCCCGGACCTGGCCGCCGACCAGCCCCTGCCCACCCCGCACGGGACGGGCCGGGCGGTGCTCCAGCGGCGCCCGGTCGGGGTGCTGCTGGGGATCATGCCGTGGAACTACCCCTACTACCAGGTGGCCCGCTTCGCCGCCCCCAACCTCGTGCTCGGCAACACCGTCCTGCTCAAGCACGCCGAGTCCTGCCCGCGCTCGGCGCTGGCCCTCCAGCGGCTGCTCGACGACGCCGGGGTGCCCGCCGGCGTCTACCGCACCCTCTTCGCCACCCACGCCCAGATCGAGGACGTCATCGCCGACCCCCGCGTGCAGGGCGTGTCCCTGACCGGCTCCGAGCGGGCCGGGGCGGCGGTCGGGGCGCTGGCCGGGCGGCACCTGAAGAAGGCCGTGCTGGAGCTGGGCGGGTCCGACCCCTACGTGGTGCTCGACACCGACGACGTCGTCGCCTCCGCCCGGGCCGCCCTCGCCACCCGGCTGGGCAACACCGGCCAGGCCTGCAACTCCAACAAGCGCATGATCGTCTCCGCGGACATCTTCGAGGAGTTCGTCGCCGAGCTGACCCGCGCCGCCGCCGCGCTGGTGCCCGGCGACCCGTCCGTGGAGGCCCCGGACACCTACGCCCCGATGGCCTCCCGCGCCGCCGCCGAGGCCCTGGCCGCCCAGCTCCGCGAGGCCGTCGAGGCCGGCGCGACCCTGCACACCGGCGGGACCCTCGCCGAGGGCCCCGGGGCCTACCTCGCCCCGGCCGTGCTCACCGGCGTCACCCCGGAGACGGCCGCCCACCACCAGGAGCTCTTCGGTCCCGTCGCGGTGGTCTACCGGGCCGACGACGACGACGCGGCGCTCGCCCTGGCCAACGACACCCCCTACGGCCTCGGCGGGGCGGTCTTCAGCACCGACCCCGAGCGGGCCCGGCGGCTCGCCGAGCAGCTGGAGTGCGGCATGGCCAACGTCAACGCCGCCGAGGCCGAGGGCGCCGGCATGCCCTTCGGCGGGGTCAAGCGCTCCGGCTACGGCCGCGAGCTGGGCCCGCTGGGCATGGACGAGTTCGTCAACAAGCGCCTGCTCTACATCAACGACTGA
- a CDS encoding threonine aldolase family protein, which produces MQTIHDPQVRGFASDNYSGVHPEVLEALAEANGGHQVAYGEDVYTARLQEVVARHFGESASVWPVFNGTGANVVGLQSMLPRWGAVICAATAHIHVDEGGAPEKSAGLKLLPVPTDDGKLTPELIAAEAWGWGDEHRAQPLVVYLTQSTELGTLYTPEELRAITDYAHARGMSVFLDGARLANAAAALDLPLRAFTTDAGIDVLSLGGTKNGALAAEAVVVLNPSASQGLVYLRKHQMQLASKMRFVSAQLLALYDGDLYLRSAGHANAMARRLRAGIEAGLADGSMPGVAFAQETRVNAVFATLPAGIADRLRQRFRFYDWDPATGEVRWVCSFDTTEQDVDAFVAALRAELVPVG; this is translated from the coding sequence ATGCAGACCATCCACGACCCGCAGGTGCGCGGGTTCGCCTCGGACAACTACTCCGGGGTCCACCCGGAGGTGCTCGAGGCCCTGGCCGAGGCCAACGGCGGCCACCAGGTCGCCTACGGCGAGGACGTCTACACGGCGCGGCTGCAGGAGGTGGTCGCCCGCCACTTCGGCGAGAGTGCCTCGGTGTGGCCGGTGTTCAACGGGACGGGCGCCAACGTCGTCGGCCTCCAGTCGATGCTCCCGCGCTGGGGCGCGGTGATCTGCGCGGCCACCGCCCACATCCACGTCGACGAGGGCGGGGCGCCCGAGAAGTCCGCCGGGCTCAAGCTGCTGCCCGTCCCCACCGACGACGGCAAGCTCACCCCCGAGCTCATCGCCGCCGAGGCCTGGGGCTGGGGGGACGAGCACCGCGCCCAGCCGCTGGTCGTCTACCTCACCCAGTCCACCGAGCTCGGCACCCTCTACACCCCGGAGGAGCTGCGGGCGATCACCGACTACGCCCACGCCCGCGGGATGTCCGTGTTCCTGGACGGGGCACGGCTGGCCAACGCGGCGGCCGCCCTGGACCTGCCCCTGCGCGCGTTCACGACCGACGCCGGGATCGACGTGCTCTCCCTGGGCGGGACCAAGAACGGGGCCCTCGCCGCCGAGGCCGTGGTGGTGCTGAACCCGTCCGCCTCGCAGGGGCTGGTCTACCTGCGCAAGCACCAGATGCAGCTGGCCTCGAAGATGCGCTTCGTCTCGGCGCAGCTGCTGGCCCTCTACGACGGGGACCTGTACCTGCGCAGTGCGGGGCACGCGAACGCGATGGCCCGGCGCCTGCGCGCGGGCATCGAGGCCGGGCTCGCCGACGGGTCGATGCCCGGGGTGGCCTTCGCCCAGGAGACCCGGGTCAACGCCGTCTTCGCGACCCTGCCCGCCGGCATCGCCGACCGGCTCCGGCAGCGCTTCCGCTTCTACGACTGGGACCCCGCCACGGGCGAGGTCCGCTGGGTGTGCAGCTTCGACACCACCGAGCAGGACGTCGACGCCTTCGTGGCCGCCCTGCGCGCGGAGCTCGTCCCGGTCGGCTGA
- a CDS encoding SDR family NAD(P)-dependent oxidoreductase has translation MPELTGRTVLLAGATSASGRAAARTLLARGARVVATGRSAEKLEPLAALGAETEVLDPTDEQAVRALVRRLHERGLTVDGLLHLVGGWRGGGGLAGQTEEDYRALEASFTALRHLSRALDDDLRASPAGRLAIVSSTAVARPLAGGANYAAVKAAGEAWTRAVAQGWAKAAREAGEPLRAAAVVLRVKALAGLEDRLAEDFAQLWAADPAELNDSILTIQEKGTD, from the coding sequence ATGCCGGAGCTGACCGGACGCACCGTCCTGCTCGCGGGCGCCACCAGTGCGTCCGGTCGGGCGGCGGCGCGGACCCTGCTCGCGCGAGGGGCCCGCGTCGTCGCCACGGGGCGCAGCGCGGAGAAACTGGAGCCCCTCGCGGCCCTGGGCGCGGAGACCGAGGTCCTCGACCCGACCGACGAGCAGGCCGTGCGCGCGCTCGTCCGCCGGCTGCACGAGCGCGGGCTCACTGTCGACGGGCTGCTGCACCTCGTCGGCGGCTGGCGCGGCGGCGGCGGGCTGGCCGGGCAGACGGAGGAGGACTACCGCGCGCTCGAGGCCTCCTTCACCGCGCTGCGGCACCTGAGCCGGGCCCTCGACGACGACCTGCGGGCCTCGCCGGCGGGACGGCTGGCGATCGTCTCCTCGACCGCGGTGGCCCGGCCACTGGCGGGCGGGGCGAACTACGCCGCGGTCAAGGCCGCGGGCGAGGCCTGGACCCGGGCCGTGGCCCAGGGCTGGGCGAAGGCCGCCCGCGAGGCCGGCGAGCCGCTGCGCGCCGCCGCGGTGGTCCTCCGGGTGAAGGCCCTGGCCGGGCTGGAGGACCGCCTCGCCGAGGATTTCGCACAGCTGTGGGCCGCCGACCCGGCGGAGCTCAACGACTCGATCCTGACGATCCAGGAGAAGGGAACCGACTGA
- a CDS encoding sucrase ferredoxin — MAGTALRGLAWVLVEHRGGWPVNGFDGLELEPGTKARVVAAAQAAGARILLVRRHGRRRHEEGPARWAVLRHDGSGGGRQHWGTWRRDEDLAGIAAALDGPGESGRPPVVLVCAHGQHDPCCAVRGRPVAQALDERWPELVWECSHVGGDRFAPNVVVVPDGVYYGGLDAPSSVATVAEHLAGRVGAAHLRGYTDLYPPQQAAVAAVLGRFGPAGRHDWAVTGTARDGDRWWIRLTGLPPRPGLVEVELCSRAAPPHRLTCRGAAPSSARVYELTALRVL; from the coding sequence ATGGCGGGCACGGCCCTGCGCGGGCTGGCCTGGGTCCTGGTCGAGCACCGGGGCGGCTGGCCGGTGAACGGGTTCGACGGCCTCGAGCTCGAGCCGGGGACCAAGGCCCGCGTGGTCGCCGCCGCCCAGGCCGCGGGCGCCCGGATCCTCCTGGTCCGGCGCCACGGCCGCCGCCGGCACGAGGAGGGCCCCGCCCGGTGGGCCGTGCTGCGCCACGACGGCTCCGGCGGCGGCCGCCAGCACTGGGGCACGTGGCGGCGCGACGAGGACCTGGCGGGCATCGCCGCCGCCCTGGACGGCCCCGGGGAGAGCGGCCGTCCGCCGGTGGTGCTGGTCTGCGCGCACGGTCAGCACGATCCCTGCTGCGCGGTGCGCGGCCGTCCCGTGGCGCAGGCCCTGGACGAGCGCTGGCCGGAGCTGGTCTGGGAGTGCTCGCACGTCGGGGGTGACCGGTTCGCCCCCAACGTCGTCGTCGTCCCCGACGGCGTCTACTACGGGGGCCTCGACGCGCCGTCCTCCGTCGCCACGGTTGCGGAGCACCTCGCCGGCCGGGTCGGCGCGGCGCACCTGCGCGGGTACACCGATCTCTACCCGCCGCAGCAGGCCGCGGTGGCGGCCGTGCTCGGACGCTTCGGCCCGGCCGGCCGCCACGACTGGGCGGTGACCGGGACCGCCCGCGACGGCGACCGCTGGTGGATCCGCCTCACCGGGCTCCCGCCGCGGCCGGGCCTCGTCGAGGTCGAGCTGTGCTCCCGGGCCGCCCCGCCGCACCGGCTGACCTGCCGCGGGGCGGCCCCGAGCTCGGCCCGGGTCTACGAGCTCACCGCGCTGCGCGTCCTCTGA
- a CDS encoding Lrp/AsnC family transcriptional regulator produces the protein MDDPVDVRLATEVSHDPRATLAQLSERIGLSTSAVQARLRKLESSGVITGYQAILDPETIGKPLAAFIEITPLDPRQPDNAPELLEPISAIEACHSVAGDAAYMLFVRVASPKALEALVNEVRHVASVKTRTTVVLQTFYEHRPMLPAEG, from the coding sequence ATGGACGACCCCGTGGACGTGCGACTGGCAACCGAGGTGTCCCACGACCCGCGGGCCACCCTCGCCCAGCTCTCCGAGCGGATCGGGCTCTCGACCTCGGCCGTGCAGGCGCGCCTGCGCAAGCTCGAGAGCAGCGGGGTGATCACCGGCTACCAGGCGATCCTCGACCCCGAGACCATCGGCAAGCCGCTCGCGGCGTTCATCGAGATCACCCCCCTGGACCCGCGCCAGCCGGACAACGCGCCCGAGCTGCTGGAGCCGATCAGCGCGATCGAGGCCTGCCACTCGGTGGCCGGGGACGCCGCCTACATGCTCTTCGTCCGGGTGGCCTCGCCGAAGGCGCTCGAGGCCCTCGTCAACGAGGTGCGCCACGTGGCCTCCGTGAAGACCCGCACGACCGTGGTGCTGCAGACCTTCTACGAGCACCGGCCGATGCTGCCCGCCGAGGGCTGA
- a CDS encoding cupin domain-containing protein, giving the protein MDRLPTDGQDPGAPDGSGVLETRLIDIGRERFVREVWGREPLLTRRVEGFADLFSAGAVDELISRRGLRTPFLRVAKDGSTFPDASFTAPAGVGATIADQLDDTALWRQFADGATLVLQALHRTWEPVAAFSAALSGELGHPVQANAYVTPPQNRGFDDHYDVHDVFVLQIEGTKRWVLHEPVHPDPLRDQPWTGRRAAVAEAAKGRAHLDVVLEPGDALYLPRGWLHAAQAQGAVSVHLTLGIHTWTRHGLAEHLVQEALALLAEDPAMRRSLPLGVDGPGGELETVRERLVAALAEADPAPRFHRTRRGQGRPAPLGPLAQLAAVQDLGPGSPVRLRGALEARLEGPRLSTRVGWLDLPEADLPAVARLLDGGVRTAGELGVELAERLLRAGVLVPAAP; this is encoded by the coding sequence GTGGACCGTCTCCCCACCGACGGGCAGGACCCCGGAGCCCCTGACGGCTCCGGGGTCCTGGAGACCCGTCTGATCGACATCGGCCGGGAGCGGTTCGTCCGCGAGGTCTGGGGCCGGGAACCGCTGCTCACCCGCAGGGTCGAGGGCTTCGCCGACCTGTTCTCCGCCGGGGCCGTCGACGAGCTGATCTCGCGCCGCGGGCTGCGCACGCCCTTCCTGCGCGTGGCCAAGGACGGCTCGACGTTCCCCGACGCCTCCTTCACCGCGCCGGCCGGCGTCGGCGCCACCATTGCGGATCAGCTCGACGACACCGCGCTGTGGCGGCAGTTCGCCGACGGTGCCACGCTGGTGCTGCAGGCCCTGCACCGCACGTGGGAGCCGGTCGCGGCCTTCAGTGCGGCGCTGAGCGGCGAGCTCGGGCACCCGGTGCAGGCCAACGCCTACGTCACCCCGCCGCAGAACCGCGGGTTCGACGACCACTACGACGTCCACGACGTCTTCGTCCTGCAGATCGAGGGGACCAAGCGCTGGGTCCTCCACGAGCCGGTGCACCCGGACCCGCTGCGGGACCAGCCGTGGACCGGCCGCCGCGCCGCCGTGGCCGAGGCCGCGAAGGGCCGGGCGCACCTCGACGTCGTGCTCGAGCCCGGCGACGCCCTCTACCTGCCGCGCGGCTGGCTGCACGCGGCTCAGGCGCAGGGGGCGGTCTCCGTCCACCTCACGCTCGGGATCCACACGTGGACCCGCCACGGCCTCGCCGAGCACCTCGTCCAGGAGGCACTGGCGCTGCTGGCCGAGGACCCCGCGATGCGCCGGTCGCTGCCCCTGGGCGTGGACGGGCCGGGCGGGGAGCTCGAGACCGTCCGGGAGCGGCTGGTCGCCGCGCTCGCCGAGGCCGATCCCGCCCCGCGGTTCCACCGCACCCGGCGCGGCCAGGGGCGCCCGGCCCCGCTGGGGCCGCTGGCCCAGCTCGCGGCCGTCCAGGACCTGGGCCCCGGATCCCCCGTGCGGCTGCGCGGTGCCCTGGAGGCACGGCTGGAGGGCCCGCGCCTGAGCACGCGCGTGGGGTGGCTCGACCTCCCGGAGGCCGACCTGCCCGCCGTCGCGCGCCTGCTCGACGGCGGGGTCCGCACCGCCGGTGAGCTGGGCGTGGAACTCGCCGAACGACTGCTGCGCGCGGGCGTGCTCGTGCCCGCCGCCCCGTGA